One region of Drosophila kikkawai strain 14028-0561.14 chromosome 2R, DkikHiC1v2, whole genome shotgun sequence genomic DNA includes:
- the LOC108076412 gene encoding ankyrin repeat and LEM domain-containing protein 2 homolog: MSFFGVYIPKTESDAKEDPLPSGSDQAVPADEGNTKYEWLIFTEKSKALEVLRTQKEARVREFQNREQAESYVQFGFESIEAIANDRQQQEEQKQQQTQELPAGGGERAPFRGPTKQELQEFRKQIEAGKLERVKEIIWENPRYLISNGDTPTSLKEGPRYNAMHVCAQTNQAKIAELLLKTLADPEFAQLYAGKEGSPEMCAALNTNLLDFYLNMPDKARGETPLHFAVKSGNVEVVEVLIGYPQCKSLPNRDGKEPKDIICQRNANAPPETIKKLELLMGDPHYVPVLRSATHELPPQVGRPFSPNEPPNLQHKRDECEGLSVDLSISALAGPMSRDKAMKFYRRWKTPPRVGTNAMSPLASLPFSSPVKVTPSKSSSIQMSRKMLFSPALHLANDYESNNNNNPKLVHSLELPSTPVRQAKPELYMLYRETASMSITEDTSILDMSLNRTLNVSVCTENDSFRERHIKNSDIGKGLEVVGRQLARQEQLGWREYWDFLDSFVDICSAEGLERLEAYLQAKMETSIKDTVAWNFAQLQQSLSTAIQAQQQQSPDAGLGSSRVVSSVASPVSTTAWRSNNDKDDEDSHEDDFFFDAENGSSSDDEDNFRTPPGIQPYELFINGKEPTKRDLDVLNAIFNVDIDKKTLPRVHAWKAAMESFSTNDMDLFPSPRTDQKKPRPDYWHSGTPKQGLDDNSNASHTSMQPKRLFGTPKLNAVAERIATSGSASTSSKPSIPASIPSAISKNLLSIPAKNAAKSFHTPVNKMPGLFSKYREAQNDVDSPLPSVNKEAQSPGVTLTDSD; the protein is encoded by the coding sequence atgTCGTTCTTCGGGGTTTATATTCCGAAGACGGAATCCGACGCAAAAGAGGATCCCCTTCCATCTGGGTCAGACCAGGCTGTGCCTGCGGATGAGGGCAACACCAAGTACGAGTGGCTGATCTTCACCGAGAAGTCCAAGGCGCTGGAGGTACTGCGCACGCAGAAAGAGGCGCGAGTTCGCGAATTCCAGAACCGCGAGCAGGCCGAGAGCTACGTGCAGTTTGGATTTGAGAGCATCGAGGCCATAGCCAATGAtcgccagcagcaggaggagcagaaaCAGCAGCAAACACAGGAGCTGCCTGCGGGTGGCGGCGAGCGTGCTCCCTTCCGCGGACCCACCAAACAGGAGCTGCAGGAGTTCCGCAAGCAGATTGAGGCAGGCAAGTTGGAGCGGGTTAAGGAAATCATTTGGGAGAATCCCCGATACCTGATTAGCAACGGCGACACACCCACCAGTCTCAAGGAGGGCCCACGCTACAATGCCATGCACGTCTGCGCCCAGACCAACCAGGCCAAGATCGCAGAGCTGCTGCTAAAAACCCTGGCGGATCCGGAGTTCGCTCAGCTGTACGCTGGGAAGGAGGGAAGCCCCGAAATGTGCGCCGCACTCAACACAAATCTGCTGGATTTCTACCTCAATATGCCGGACAAGGCACGCGGCGAGACACCGCTGCATTTTGCAGTAAAAAGCGGCAACGTAGAGGTAGTCGAGGTGCTCATCGGCTATCCTCAATGCAAGTCGTTGCCAAATCGAGACGGCAAAGAGCCCAAGGACATCATCTGCCAGCGCAATGCCAATGCCCCGCCGGAGACCATCAAGAAGCTAGAGCTGCTCATGGGCGACCCGCATTATGTGCCTGTGCTACGCTCCGCCACCCATGAACTGCCACCGCAGGTGGGTCGTCCCTTTTCCCCCAACGAACCACCGAATCTTCAGCACAAGAGAGACGAGTGCGAGGGGCTCAGCGTTGACCTGTCGATCAGTGCTCTGGCCGGGCCCATGTCCCGCGACAAGGCCATGAAGTTTTATCGTCGCTGGAAGACACCCCCTCGCGTGGGCACCAACGCCATGTCACCGTTGGCCAGCCTGCCCTTCAGCTCGCCGGTAAAGGTGACGCCCAGCAAGTCGAGTTCGATTCAAATGTCCCGCAAGATGCTCTTTAGCCCGGCCTTACACTTGGCCAATGATTACGagagcaacaataacaataatccCAAGCTAGTCCACTCTCTGGAGCTGCCATCTACACCGGTGCGCCAAGCAAAGCCAGAATTATACATGTTGTATCGGGAGACCGCATCGATGTCCATTACGGAAGATACCTCGATACTGGACATGAGTCTCAATCGCACCCTGAATGTTTCGGTGTGCACAGAGAACGATAGTTTTCGGGAGCGCCACATCAAGAACTCGGACATCGGAAAGGGTTTGGAGGTGGTTGGACGCCAGCTGGCTCGCCAGGAGCAGCTGGGATGGCGCGAATACTGGGACTTTTTGGACTCCTTTGTGGACATCTGCTCTGCAGAGGGTTTAGAACGCCTTGAGGCCTATTTGCAGGCAAAAATGGAGACGTCTATAAAGGATACCGTGGCCTGGAACTTTGCCCAGCTGCAGCAGAGTCTTAGCACCGCTATCCaagcccagcagcagcagtcaccGGATGCAGGATTGGGTTCATCCAGGGTTGTATCATCCGTCGCATCACCTGTCTCCACAACGGCCTGGCGCAGCAACAACGACAAAGATGATGAGGACAGCCATGAGGATGACTTCTTTTTCGATGCCGAAAATGGAAGCAGCAGCGACGACGAAGATAATTTCCGCACGCCGCCGGGTATCCAGCCCTACGAGCTCTTCATCAATGGCAAAGAGCCAACGAAAAGGGATTTGGATGTCCTGAATGCCATATTCAATGTGGATATTGATAAGAAAACGCTGCCGCGTGTCCATGCATGGAAGGCGGCCATGGAGAGCTTCTCCACAAACGATATGGATCTCTTTCCATCGCCCAGAACCGACCAGAAGAAGCCCAGGCCGGACTACTGGCACTCGGGCACGCCCAAGCAAGGATTGGATGATAATTCCAATGCTAGTCACACATCCATGCAACCCAAACGTTTATTTGGCACTCCGAAACTTAATGCTGTGGCTGAGAGGATAGCAACCTCTGGCAGTGCCAGCACCAGCTCCAAGCCTAGTATTCCAGCAAGTATTCCATCAGCCATTAGTAAGAATTTACTGTCGATTCCAGCTAAAAACGCCGCAAAGTCATTCCACACGCCGGTGAACAAGATGCCGGGACTGTTCAGCAAGTACCGCGAGGCACAAAATGATGTGGACTCGCCGTTGCCCAGTGTCAACAAGGAAGCTCAATCCCCAGGAGTAACCCTCACGGATAGCGATTAA
- the LOC108076411 gene encoding uncharacterized protein, with protein MERGTSGGQQQQHQSSSHHHQHQQQQQQQQQSHHHQQQQSHHHQQQQSRHHQHVVAVHSFDPYLTAGGADEEHTSGTSSFDNPATKKKPPKLKPIHRSLSMAIDNYAPTSSLGELDYDMEMGMEMGMDMDLDTELDMEGEGIVISEKPLIHRSASPLPHSRSGALPPQTLAIPAHQQQQQSSHPSLQRGGSGSVSPALSARQQHQHHLLQQQQQQHQQQLQQQQQHQQPHQQQAQHQLHLHTFQQLAAQAAAARHPHQQHTLSHRQQQQHPHQLQHPQQQHPHAHPKSSPTSHAVSPVLGQQHRQQPDIYLVSSSSSLGDGVGVASLGLGMGMGMGMGMGRSLGGSTSPIQFIDVDDVVPGQTIASQRPMHTHPLKKNLFRRSDTIDVHPSTNFQMKKTHSFHAQQDPAALDQIQLAVAAGSGASSRRTSSVRGNFLMPGPPAGAKEISRSPSPSRRGCRSHRSFNDPGRRPSVKPDSVVESQIRHPSLNDDLMEPMNGRNLFGAPTNLSLENELFVDTRSRSNSHTKMEELGLAEITAAAVAVQRLRKHSGAGSFEDAAAGHSATHPPSAANSVKQKRESHHPHTRQQSTHSLELDGRPSTSAAAAAAAAAAAAGGGHGLQLHSAAAAASAAYHFKRGAQHGRSLYLSPSNLEEMAVHRPGVLAAAAAFQGTNASASVKQAKALHSASVRLRSYRETLSASKKSKSFIGDASAGSGPQAGDDFELSSPHRRNSRPLSTAVPGSSIEEIKRSPRPISASAAAAAFIEEKRPSFERKTSLTYDHELSDAAFAAQVLRPFHHKLAAGRKGSVTGGSHKLKKKSLSDETDEDEAADRKRKRIVCIVLSTVLLCLVCASVFVLTITLTSSSGQAGKKAHSFSRDTPVHWTGMRPS; from the coding sequence ATGGAGCGCGGCACCAGCGgtggtcagcagcagcagcatcagtcGTCGTcgcaccaccaccaacaccaacagcagcagcagcagcagcagcagtcgcaccaccaccagcaacagcagtcgcatcatcatcagcaacagcagtcgCGACATCATCAGCATGTGGTGGCGGTGCATAGCTTTGATCCGTATTTGACTGCCGGCGGGGCGGATGAGGAGCATACATCGGGCACCTCGTCCTTTGACAATCCCGCCACTAAGAAGAAACCACCCAAGCTGAAGCCCATCCATCGATCCCTGTCCATGGCCATCGATAATTATGCACCGACGTCGTCTTTGGGTGAACTCGATTATGACATGGAAATGGGCATGGAGATGGGCATGGACATGGATCTCGATACGGAATTGGATATGGAGGGCGAGGGGATTGTCATCAGTGAGAAGCCGCTGATCCACCGCTCGGCCTCGCCCCTGCCCCATTCCCGATCCGGCGCCCTACCCCCGCAGACCCTAGCAATCCCAGCacatcagcaacagcaacagtccTCCCATCCTAGCCTGCAGCGTGGCGGCAGTGGTAGTGTGTCGCCAGCGCTATCAGCCCGacagcaacaccaacatcATTTactccaacaacaacaacaacaacaccaacaacaacttcagcaacaacaacaacaccaacagccacaccaacaacaagcgcAACATCAGTTGCATTTACACACTTTTCAGCAACTGGCCGCACAGGCCGCTGCTGCACGGCATCCGCACCAGCAGCATACACTATCGCaccgccaacaacaacaacatccgCATCAGCTTCAACAtccgcaacaacaacatccgCATGCGCACCCGAAGAGCTCACCAACCTCACACGCTGTTAGCCCAGTGCTGGGCCAACAGCACCGACAGCAGCCGGACATTTATctggtcagcagcagcagcagcctggGCGATGGTGTCGGTGTGGCCAGTCTGGGATTGGGcatggggatggggatgggcatgggcatgggaCGATCGTTGGGCGGGAGCACATCGCCCATACAGTTCATCGATGTGGACGATGTTGTGCCCGGCCAAACGATTGCCTCGCAACGACCCATGCACACGCATCCGCTGAAGAAGAATCTGTTCCGGCGCTCCGACACCATTGACGTCCATCCGTCTACCAATTTTCAGATGAAGAAAACGCATTCCTTCCACGCGCAACAGGATCCCGCCGCCCTGGACCAAATACAGCTGGCCGTGGCCGCCGGCTCGGGTGCCTCGAGTCGACGCACTAGCTCCGTACGAGGCAATTTCCTAATGCCTGGCCCACCGGCGGGTGCCAAGGAGATCTCACGTTCGCCCTCACCCAGCCGGCGGGGCTGTCGTTCGCATCGATCCTTCAACGATCCTGGGAGGAGGCCCAGTGTCAAGCCCGACTCGGTGGTGGAGTCGCAGATACGGCATCCTTCGCTAAACGATGATCTGATGGAGCCGATGAACGGACGAAATCTTTTTGGGGCGCCCACCAATCTGTCCCTGGAGAACGAACTGTTCGTGGACACGCGCTCGCGGAGCAACAGTCACACCAAAATGGAGGAGCTCGGCCTGGCGGAGATCACTGCCGCCGCTGTGGCAGTGCAGCGACTGCGCAAGCACTCCGGAGCGGGATCCTTTGAGGATGCGGCCGCCGGTCATAGTGCCACCCACCCGCCTTCGGCAGCGAATAGCGTGAAGCAGAAGCGGGAATCACATCATCCCCACACCCGCCAGCAAAGTACCCACAGCCTGGAGCTGGATGGACGTCCCTCGAcctcggcagcagcagcagcggcggcggcggcagctgcagcCGGCGGAGGACATGGTCTGCAGCTTCACagtgcggcggcggcggccagtGCGGCGTACCACTTCAAGCGGGGCGCCCAGCACGGTCGATCGCTGTATCTGTCGCCCAGCAATCTGGAGGAGATGGCCGTCCATCGGCCAGGTGTTCTGGCCGCAGCAGCCGCCTTCCAGGGCACCAATGCCAGTGCCAGCGTGAAACAGGCCAAGGCCCTGCACAGCGCCAGCGTGCGGCTGCGCAGCTATCGGGAGACCCTCAGTGCCTCCAAGAAGTCCAAGAGCTTCATCGGAGATGCCAGCGCTGGCAGCGGTCCTCAGGCGGGCGACGACTTCGAGCTGAGCTCACCCCACCGACGCAACAGTCGCCCGCTGTCCACGGCCGTGCCTGGATCGAGCATCGAGGAGATCAAGCGAAGTCCCAGGCCAATTTCCGCCTCGGCTGCAGCGGCTGCCTTTATCGAGGAGAAGCGACCCAGCTTCGAGCGAAAGACATCGCTGACCTATGACCATGAGCTAAGCGATGCCGCCTTTGCCGCCCAGGTGCTGAGGCCATTTCATCACAAACTGGCTGCTGGAAGGAAGGGTTCCGTGACCGGGGGTTCACACAAACTGAAGAAGAAGTCGCTCAGCGATGAGACGGACGAGGACGAGGCGGCGGACCGCAAGCGCAAGCGCATCGTGTGCATCGTCCTGTCCACGGTGCTGTTGTGCCTGGTGTGCGCCAGCGTGTTCGTGCTGACCATCACGCTGACCTCCAGCTCCGGCCAGGCCGGAAAGAAGGCGCACTCGTTCAGCAGGGACACCCCCGTCCACTGGACGGGCATGCGACCATCATGA